One Bacteroidota bacterium genomic region harbors:
- a CDS encoding GatB/YqeY domain-containing protein, producing the protein MSLEEQVNADIKKAMLAKDPKALEALRAVKASLLLVKTGKDSKDGEISKDAEISLLQRLVKQRKESAEIYLNQERQELADVELFQVEVIQKYLPEQISEEEVGRIIEKIIQETGASSMKDMGKVMALASKKLAGKAESKQIASIVKSKLT; encoded by the coding sequence ATGAGCCTGGAAGAACAAGTAAATGCAGACATTAAAAAAGCGATGTTAGCTAAGGATCCAAAAGCTTTGGAAGCATTGAGAGCAGTTAAGGCTTCATTATTATTGGTTAAGACAGGGAAGGATTCAAAGGATGGTGAAATATCCAAAGATGCCGAAATTTCGTTATTGCAACGATTGGTGAAGCAACGAAAAGAATCGGCTGAAATATATCTTAATCAGGAAAGGCAAGAATTGGCAGATGTCGAGCTGTTTCAGGTTGAGGTGATCCAAAAATATCTGCCTGAGCAAATTAGTGAGGAAGAAGTAGGTAGGATTATTGAGAAAATTATTCAGGAAACCGGCGCATCTTCAATGAAAGATATGGGAAAAGTAATGGCGCTTGCCTCTAAAAAATTAGCCGGTAAGGCTGAAAGCAAACAAATTGCTTCAATTGTAAAGAGTAAACTTACTTAG
- the ftsZ gene encoding cell division protein FtsZ, protein MKFDHPKNQSSLIKVIGVGGGGSNAVTHMFNQGIKGVDFIICNTDAQAMETSSVPTKIQIGNNGLGAGSIPSVGKEAAIGKIEEIKTLLEKNTKMLFITAGMGGGTGTGAAPVIAAVAKELGILTVGIVTIPFSFEGRKRKLQAEQGIKDLRENVDTLLVVCNDKLRELHGDLKLSQAFSQADNILTTAAKGIAEIITVTGYINVDFEDVKTVMKNSGKALMGSASAEGESRAIVAVKAALASPLLNDSDIAGASDILLYISSGIEEISMDEVTEITEYIQTEAGRNAEIIWGNGTDESLGNKISVTIVATGFDSRTKADIERAKKIIIPLNRDPLTVEKKKEDKPENPMDEIQLISTNDMRNRQESTQENVLKMKPIEEKLERTITFRLNPPPIDFTKKSENPIDKIQITEPTLVSRVDNQEAELSKPKLSFDTEKSSDQMDIEEVERRTNDRVRKLKDLSIRLKSREDLEKLEREPAYMRRNVELIEPSPSSESLVSKFSLSEPDENDSISLKQNNSFLHDNVD, encoded by the coding sequence ATAAAATTTGATCATCCAAAGAACCAGTCTTCTTTAATAAAAGTAATTGGTGTAGGAGGTGGTGGGAGCAATGCCGTAACTCACATGTTTAATCAAGGTATTAAAGGGGTAGATTTTATCATCTGTAATACTGATGCTCAGGCAATGGAGACAAGTTCTGTCCCAACAAAAATCCAGATCGGAAACAATGGATTAGGAGCAGGGTCCATCCCATCTGTGGGCAAGGAGGCAGCGATAGGAAAAATAGAAGAGATAAAAACGCTTTTGGAAAAAAATACCAAAATGTTATTTATCACTGCCGGAATGGGTGGCGGTACCGGTACGGGAGCTGCTCCGGTTATTGCAGCAGTAGCTAAAGAATTGGGTATTTTAACAGTAGGGATTGTTACAATTCCATTTTCTTTTGAAGGAAGAAAAAGAAAACTGCAGGCAGAACAGGGGATAAAAGATCTGCGCGAAAATGTAGATACTTTACTTGTTGTATGCAACGATAAATTGCGTGAGTTACATGGTGACCTGAAATTATCTCAGGCCTTTTCGCAAGCCGACAACATTTTAACAACAGCTGCAAAGGGAATTGCTGAAATCATTACTGTAACTGGTTATATAAATGTTGATTTCGAGGATGTTAAAACAGTAATGAAAAACAGTGGAAAAGCACTGATGGGATCTGCATCCGCTGAAGGCGAAAGCAGGGCTATTGTTGCGGTGAAAGCTGCTCTTGCCTCTCCATTATTGAATGATAGTGATATTGCGGGTGCAAGTGATATACTTCTCTACATCTCCTCAGGCATTGAGGAAATATCAATGGATGAGGTTACGGAAATTACCGAGTATATTCAAACAGAAGCAGGCAGAAATGCAGAAATTATTTGGGGTAATGGTACTGATGAATCTCTTGGAAATAAAATTAGTGTTACGATTGTCGCAACAGGATTTGATTCCAGAACAAAAGCTGATATCGAACGGGCAAAAAAAATAATTATTCCCTTAAACCGTGATCCTTTAACGGTTGAAAAGAAAAAGGAAGATAAGCCCGAGAATCCAATGGATGAAATCCAACTTATATCTACGAATGATATGAGGAATAGGCAAGAGTCAACTCAGGAAAATGTATTAAAAATGAAGCCTATAGAGGAAAAACTAGAGCGTACCATAACGTTTCGCCTAAATCCTCCTCCAATTGATTTTACAAAGAAATCAGAAAACCCAATTGACAAGATTCAGATAACTGAACCTACTTTGGTTAGTAGGGTTGATAATCAGGAAGCAGAACTATCTAAACCCAAATTAAGCTTCGATACCGAAAAATCATCTGATCAAATGGATATTGAGGAAGTTGAACGTCGTACAAATGACAGGGTAAGGAAGCTAAAAGATTTGAGCATCAGGCTTAAATCACGTGAAGATTTGGAAAAACTCGAGAGAGAGCCGGCTTACATGAGAAGGAATGTTGAGCTAATTGAACCCAGTCCATCTTCAGAATCTTTAGTTTCAAAGTTTTCTTTATCAGAACCGGATGAGAATGATTCAATAAGTTTAAAACAGAATAATTCATTTTTACACGATAATGTTGATTAG
- the ftsA gene encoding cell division protein FtsA, with product METSEIIVGLDIGTTKIAAIVGRKNDKGKIELLGFGRTESIGVKRGVVSNIEHTVQSIMTAVEQATQTSGVEIKYVNVGIAGQHIKSLQHRGNIIRENSDEEISQKDLDFLNNSMYNLNMSPGEEIIDVIAQEYVIDNEQGVKEPIGMLGNTLEANFHIIIGQTAAAKNIYKCVKKAGLEVVDLILEPIASAEAVLGDDEKEAGVVLVDIGGGTTDIAIFQDGIIRHTAVIPFGGDIITEDIKEGCTIIKKHAEELKVKFGSALASENKEEEIVAIPGLRGRPAKEISLKNLASIIQARMEEIVEHIYYEIRNSGYEKKLIAGIVLTGGGALLSHISQLTEFVTGMDTRIGYPNEHLANDVDDEMASPMYSTGIGLVIVGIDRYKRDKDREMFEKGEKRKLMWSPKKAKKEVKPTNFLKSIQDWFERDGIE from the coding sequence ATGGAAACATCAGAAATCATTGTTGGATTAGATATTGGAACTACAAAAATTGCTGCCATTGTTGGACGTAAAAACGACAAAGGTAAAATTGAGTTACTTGGATTCGGGAGAACAGAATCCATAGGGGTCAAACGTGGTGTCGTATCTAATATTGAGCATACGGTACAATCCATTATGACTGCAGTTGAGCAAGCCACTCAAACTTCAGGTGTGGAAATTAAATATGTAAATGTGGGTATTGCAGGACAACATATTAAAAGTTTGCAACATCGGGGCAATATTATACGTGAAAACAGTGATGAGGAAATAAGCCAGAAAGATTTAGATTTCCTGAACAACTCCATGTATAATTTAAACATGAGCCCCGGCGAAGAAATCATTGATGTGATCGCTCAGGAATACGTTATCGATAATGAGCAAGGGGTAAAAGAGCCAATTGGGATGTTGGGAAATACGCTGGAGGCCAACTTTCATATCATCATCGGCCAAACCGCTGCCGCCAAAAATATTTACAAGTGTGTTAAAAAAGCTGGTCTTGAAGTCGTTGATCTGATTTTGGAGCCAATTGCCTCTGCTGAAGCAGTGCTGGGCGATGACGAAAAAGAAGCCGGGGTAGTTTTGGTCGACATTGGTGGCGGAACAACAGACATTGCTATCTTCCAGGATGGGATTATTCGTCATACTGCGGTGATTCCTTTTGGAGGCGATATTATTACCGAAGATATTAAAGAGGGATGTACGATTATCAAAAAACATGCTGAAGAATTAAAAGTGAAATTTGGCTCAGCTTTGGCAAGTGAGAATAAAGAAGAAGAAATTGTAGCAATTCCTGGTCTTCGCGGACGTCCGGCAAAAGAAATCTCATTGAAAAATTTAGCCAGCATCATTCAGGCCCGTATGGAAGAAATTGTGGAGCATATTTATTACGAAATCAGAAATTCAGGCTATGAAAAGAAACTTATAGCAGGAATAGTTCTCACCGGTGGTGGTGCATTATTGAGCCATATTTCTCAGCTTACCGAATTTGTTACCGGCATGGATACACGAATTGGCTATCCAAATGAGCACCTGGCAAACGACGTAGATGATGAGATGGCAAGCCCGATGTACTCGACTGGTATAGGTCTCGTGATTGTAGGGATTGATCGTTATAAGAGAGATAAGGATAGGGAAATGTTTGAAAAAGGCGAAAAAAGAAAATTGATGTGGTCGCCTAAAAAAGCAAAAAAAGAAGTCAAGCCTACTAACTTTTTAAAGAGTATTCAGGATTGGTTTGAACGAGATGGAATAGAATAA